The genomic window atagtaataatatgattaatatTCTCTTATTGATTAATCCCTCTTTGCATTTGTTACGTAACACTTATTAAATCCATAGAATATATCCAAAGATACACAGAATTCATAGCATAGAAGAGTCGAGAGATAGAATTTGAGGAGAAAGAATGACAAAGACATTGGTCGACAAATTGTTTGCCTTAAATTAAGGTGAGACTAACCGAGTTACTAGCATTAAAGGAATGATATGATATTAAAACAGTACTAACCTAATGTTTAAAATAATATGATGATATTAGCTATGAAGCTTCAAGAAGGATTAGTGGGTGAAACAAGGACTTTAGGAAAGTGTCAAGAAgattcttaaaatattattcattGAAAGAATGATCATTCATTGAACTGGTAggcaacaaaaaataattaagtgcTGAAAATGATCAGAACCGTTAACATCACTGCTAAAAAAAGTTTCATAAAAAGAATCACTAATAGAAAAAGTTAAATcattagcaaagttaaataagaaaagaataaaataaaattgatctcAAAATTTGTGTTTCTAAATTtgtggtgaggggtttgaatATTATTGGTTCGATCCTCTgctctgtaaaaaaaaataaaaaatacttttatcTCCTCTAAAGTGAGCTACGTATTTATCATTTGATaaattttaaacattaaaatGATAATTTCTATAATTCTTCTCCTATCCACCatatttttccaattttatcggATGTCCCTGAAGGAACTCCTATCCACCATATCTACCACTAAGGGAAGAATTATTCAGAGTCATGTGTTGCGCGAAGCCAATCATTGGCACATGGTTTTGCTTGTCTCGAGTTAGATGTATCTAACTCGAGATGCTTCATGTGTGTTCTTTTCCTGGAGCTTTTTAGTTACTTTTTGGATGGCTCAACCCCCTTTGGATATAAAAAACATACAAACTGAAATAACATATCATTACACTAAGAAATAAGAATAGTCCTGAATCTAAGAACATGAAAAAGGCACAAAGACAAGGGGGAGTTTCAACATCTCAAGTTGACACTCATGAATCAAGTCAACTATACAGTACCAAGTAAGATTTGCATGTGCTGCCGCAAGTTCACGAGGCTGATTTAAGTTCCCTCTTTAGTAATTCCTGCAAAGTGAACATGACAACATTAACACCAACCTTGATCGTTCCATATTTTCATCTCAAAAATCCGGTAAGTGTTAGCGCAAACACAGTGACAACTGCCTAGCTTTGTAATATACTGTAAAAGGTTAGAATTCAAATCCTCATTGTTGAATGTATGGTCTATCTATGCAGCACTAACACTACAGATTGAAGTTCAAATTGAAGGTGTGTCCGGTGTCCAACATGTGTACGCGTAGAAATCAGCGAAGCGACGCGtatgattacattcaattagtTCTATTTTTTCAAACTATTACCGGTGCCGACGTGTCAGGTCCCGCGTTTGTGTTAGTGCCGCATAGTGGTATTGTGGCTCTCTCTCTCccttcaaataaataataataatcttccCTCTTccctatttatataatataaaaaaatatatatattcattacCTCTTTGGTAGCAGCGATTGATACACGCTCTCTCTCCTTCTTCTTGCGTCTGCATTCTCCACACCAGTTAGGAAATTCTCTCTGATATTTCTTGATCTCTCTAAACGCCGAACTACATGAACATTGATGACCATAATTATCAGCGTTGAGACTCATTCATTTAGGTTGAGATCATTTAGGTGATTATCAACATTCATTATAAGTGATCATTTAGGTTGAGACTCGCATTCATTTCAGGcccaatataaaaaataaaaataaaacaccaTTCATTATATTTACAACACGTATGAGAAAAATTATGTAAATACCTTCTACACCAGAGAATTAAATTGATACGATTTCCGGATATTGTAGGTCTAGCACCATGACGGTGGCGACCAGAATGAAGGACTGCATGTCCTGGAACATGGGAATAATCGAATATCTCCTACAACGATATGTTTGGAGttagaaaaaaaacaatgtcCACATGAAATTCAGATATTTATCacctatgtttatgttttcttaatATCATCTCTAGTTTGCTATAATGTATACAAATGAGCCCAAAGATATTTTTCCTCTAACAAAAAGATAGCAGACATACCCCTGTCTGGGTCTCGGTATTCACATGTTCATCACATCGAACACCTCGGAAGAACAGTTCGCCACCAGAAAATTGTGTTCCCAAGCAAATATTTAACGTGACTTCCGCATCATCCACATGGAACCCTGTAAAAAGAATTCTTTTTAGATTCCAACAAAAGCATATCAAGCTAAAGGGTTTAGAGGTAAACAGGAAATAGGTAGCAAAAAAAGGTAAAGCAAACAAGAAGGAAACAGATTTATTGTAGAATAAAATCCATGAGATCCAATTATTACGATTCATTAGGGCACGAGAAAGGCATACAAAATCAATCTTTCTTTGAACGGAAAGAGCATAGACTGGCAGCAACTGCTATCAGGAATTGTATTTCATACCATATTGCATAtcaaagaaaaggaaaatttaGAGCAGAAGCTCCAAGCTCATAAATGAGTCTCCAGCCCCTTGACAGTTCAGTTAATATTTCAGAATATCCTATCCCTCTCACCCTGGTTGTTTATATAACAAACCTTCTTCTCCTCTCACCTTTAACTAACACACCCCAATTAAATCCTCTAAGACTACTTGCATCACTCCCAAGTCAATATCTTCCACTTTGCATTTATGGTACGAATAGACCAATACTTGattagggtaatttagtaaaagAACTATTTTTAGGCCTTTAGGTATAGATCCGAAAGGCTTTAGGGGCTTTGAGGATTTGATTCCTATGATAGACACATTCATATTTAGCAGCAGATAGACCAAAATAATCACAGAATCATGAAAGTTGGAgtgaagttaaaaaaaaatcaaagacacCATAATGTAGTATAAGTGAACTAAAATAACTTAGACTGAGAGTTTGAGAGGGAATAGGGAAGTGTTATCTATTGCGGAAAACTAAAAATTCGCTATTTGAGCTGCCATATCCAGTATCCACCATAAAATGCTGGTGCTGCCATCCTTTACAAATTGGTTGTGGCAGTTGCAAAAAATCTGCCACTGCAATGGCCGATGTTTGTCAACACTGGAATAGGGTAaacttttcaatattttaagaagggagctatatattaaaatcaataagGAATGATTGGAAGGTTTCATGATAATCTATAATTTTAGTCCATTCCTTCTGAAAAACTCTTAAATCAGCAAATATTTATGTGAAATGAAAAGTTAACCCTCCCTTCCGACCTCCAATTCCAAAGAAATCCTCAGGGGTGAAGATAAAAATATCCTACTAGATtactaaaaagaaattaaatgacTGAACAATATCTCTGTATTTCAGGcaatcaaaatttcaatgcacGCTTATTGGCTTATCCTTTTCTTTtagtcaaaacaaaacaattgaaATATACAAGATAACAGTTGAATGTAAATAGAATAAAGAgaatggtgaaaaaaaattgatgtaaaaATAAATCCATAGGTAGATATATACTGGATATGTTCAAAACATTAAGCTCTATTCAAGTTCAAAATTTTGATACAGGTTCCAACCAATAACAAGTCGCATAACTATGACAGAAGTTTGAAAAACCTACCAAGGTCCACATCCCTATTAGTTCCAtattcaacaacaaaaccatGATGAGAGTCCAATGTGGATCCACCAATTTCAGAAAAGAAAActacaaaaaatcaaattgcgAAAGTTAGTATTGTTTCTTTATTTGAGTCCTATATTCTCAATCATCCtccttaagaaaaataaaaaattacctcCAGCTAAAGGGCGTATGAAATCATTCATCAATTTATCAAGCATGTTTTCCAGGCCAAAATCATCAAGAACAGCACCATATTGATTCATTGTATTAGGTCGCATGATTCTGAATTTGGTCTCATGGACCCATCTTTCAAAATGATCTACCTAAGCAATCAAAACCTGATAAGAAAACACAAATACTAATATAGAACATATGTAATGATATATGcatgaaaaggaaagaaaaggaATGGGATACCTCAGATACCAACATTTCACAAAAATGTGGTTGAAGCATTTCAAACGTATAAATTCCTCTGGAGGGTTCAGCCATAATACTTCTAAAACTCGCTGCTGTATTTGCTTTCATAGCTCTGAGAAATGAGGGTGTAAAAAAGTTTTCACTATGCATGGTATATATCTCCTTATGTAGCGGCTACAAAACAAATGTGACTATGTGAGTAATTGGTAAGATAGGCCGTGATTTGTACATAAATGCTAAGTGCAGAAAGGGGACAAGACGATTGTTCTCAGGTCATAAAACTCTGCTAATTCCCGATTTTCATATACAATCAACTAACGAAATATGCCCCCTTCAAAACAAAACCATGTTTATCCCGTGATTTCCAAAAGAATCATACCAAGAAACTAACAGAAGTTTCTGTTTACAAATGGACAAACTTATTTGACATTCAATAGAAAACTTACAGGGTAATTTAATATGATCTTTTGCCTGTATTCCTTTTGCTTTTGCATCTGTTCAATCCAACATAGAACAACCAAAACCTCAGAAAGTGAACAAAAAAACCGagctaaagaaaaaataatagaaaagatAAGACAAACCCCACCCTTACTGTCATGCTAGGAGAAAAACTCACAATCACAAAACAACAGATGTTAGGCAAATTCGTCAGTTGTCATCGCCTATATAGCTTTAACAAGTGATCTTTTTATTACATTAATAAACTAACATATGCTGTTACACACACTCACATACATGTCAAATctgctattttattttcatttacatgataattgattttataaaaaaacataatcacTACTCACTATTCATGATTTCCTACAGTCTAGGATGAGCTTTATATCTTAGGGTGATTGAACATTGGTTTTCATCTAACTTTGAGCAAATAAGTGATCGCAACAAAGCTTAAATTTGACACTTCTAAATAACACCCATCCCACACATTCTCGAGTAACAAACTTGCTCTTAAACATGCCTTAATTCTTGGCAGTTTGCAAGACATGTAGAGAATGAATAACTTGAAAAGTGAAAAAGAACTTCACATGTGGCTCTAGGAAATGCAACCTAGCCATGCCGTCACGACAAAAAACAATATTACGTTCCCAGCAACAGTTGCAGGCAGCAAATTCAGACTTATAGACTCATGCAAATAAACATTATGTTTCCAGGTAAAATCCATTAATGTGATTACCAGATGTATCGTGTTTAGAAAAATACACAAACAAGTACTTTTATACAACAAAAGGCATACAAATTAAGGTCCTGCTTGGAATAAAGAACTTAGTTAAGCACTTATTCTATGATATCCGCTTATGTAACCTTTAAGCTGTTTTCATCTATGTTATCAATCGCGCACTATAGCTGAATAGCATAGCAGTGTTAGGGTTTGGCAGGACGCCATTTCCCCGCGAGCCGCCTTCAGAAATGGCGGTTGTAGCAGCCACAAATTGTGGAAATCCCATTATCCGCTATACTACTATAGCAATCTAGGCTCACTGAAGTTGTGCCTAATGGAGATGAGGAGTTGGAGGTGGAAGAACAAGAGTTTGAATCAAGTGATGAACAAGATCATATTGGTTTGTCCCattaattttgtgtatttttgcATTTTGAGTATTTGTGCATCTCGTTGGAATTTATGTTTACTTTGTACATTGTTTTTAAGTCTTCATAATAGCAGCCATCCTGCTATAGCATTTTAATTTTAGGGTTTGGCGCTGTGCGCCGCTATTTGGGATTAACAACATAGGTTTTCAAAAACTAACTGTTAGAGCttgtgaaaataagttgaaaacaacatATAGACATGTCATTAGCTATTTTTTccggcaaaaaaaaaatgtcattagcTCTTCCAAACAATATCACTAGTACATATCCCAATAGATAAGCtgaaataagtcaatccaaacaagctCTAAAGACAAGATTGACATTAGTATATGAACTAAGAAGACAAGTTTAACAACATAAATGATTTGATACTATGTCTTAACAAAAGACCAACCGGTTAAACAATAAACAGACATCACAAACAGTATAGGCTAAGGGTTAAAAGGAGTTTGAGGTATTGGGTTCAATCCTGTGCGAAGGAGAAAATATATTAGGAAAATGCCCGTATGGCAAATGTTAAGGAAtcaaaaatggaaattttatcttgtaaAGTGTATATTCAATTTCTCAAAAGTGTAAATATTGACTTATGTAATAAATATTTGCTATTTTTGAGATTCTTAACGGCACGTGGTAACATGACCCAATATATTATTAGTCTAACAAGGCAAATGCTGAATATCACAAAATTAATATCACGACGCCATTGCGAAAGTGGGTTATTTAAATGTGTAACATTACTATACAATGCAGCTTCAGCAATTTCTACCAAACTCCCTATCTGATTGGATGAATAGCTATTCGTAAAGCATTCGGGATAAAACCCTTTGCACTAAATAGCATCACTcatctaacaaactaacaactaacatcAGGTCAgtttcataaagaaaaaaagaccaGCCAGTAAAGGCATCTACTCAGCAATAAACATGATAAGAGAATCCAGATTGTAACctaatttccaattttaccctaaATTCTCTAAAAATCAGGAAACTAGCAGATATAAACTACAACATAACCCACTAACCATAATGATTAAGGAcaacataaaaatcaaaatttttcaaactaacaaactaacaattAACATCTGGGTtgtttaagaaagaaaaaagaccAGGCAGTATATGCATCTACTGAGCACTAAAAATTACTATAAGAGAGGGAcatcgcattttatatgcaaCTTCAGGGTTTGGACAGCTCACTTggtggaatttctagtcactatactttaccaacaaaaaaaattataagagtcTAAATTGTAACCTAATTTCCAATCTTCCCCTAAATTCTCTTAAAATCAAGAAACTTGTAGAGATAACTATAAGTCTATAACATAACCCACTAACCATAATGATTAAGGAcaacataaaaatcaaatttttattcaaaaaaagtgaaaataaaagGCATTGAAACTCAAAAACCCTTGTGGGCATGCATATCTGAAGaaagactaaaaaaaaaactgacccGAGTGCGTTCAGAGTGAGGCAAATAACGGAGAAGAATGTTAGACATGTAGTGAGCTTTAACATCTTTAGAGAGATTAATAACATGAGGAGGAAGATGTCTCTCAAGAGAAGTGAAGACAAGAGGGTTGAAATCCAAAGGAAGATCTTCATAGTTATCAGGCATGTGATCACTTCTAGGGCTTCCAAGAAGTCTTGTTGTTATTGGATTTGAATTGGAAATAACAGTAACAACGTTGTTAGTAGCAATGTCTCCATTTGATGCTTGAGCTCTGCGCTCCAAAGAACCATTTTGATGATGATACAtgattgattatgatgatgtgTGTTGTGTTGTATCGTATCGTAGGGTTTAATTTAACTCATGTCTCTGCTGCTCATAACTATAGCCATTGGGAAGACGAACGTGGAATAATaaggtttgtttttttaaatgtataattttttaataaataatttttttttacaccaaattttttaattaaatatttaaaagtttgttatataatattgttaaaatataagttgaattattgtgttaattatttatttattcaattttttatatttcagtgataaataatggtctcgtgtatatttttatcaaaaactaaaaaatttattatgaatattttagtGTAATTTATAGTAAATTtgattctattattttttattttttttttcttcctatttttatgtatagatgattctgttttgttcctatttttaagcatattatcatatttctaaattgtgtttttagtgaaattggtggtaatcgattttaatatattagtaatagataatTGTGATCTATAGTATATTTATACTTtctatatctatatttatactatatataaagataatacatgagtcttcaaaaataaataaataaagagaatacatgagttttggtgttgACTTTTCacaataccaacaataccctttattttttttaatatcaaaaaacttttattaacaaatttatcTATACTTCTATACTTATAGATTAGATAAagagatacaaaaaaaaactctattttttttattttttttggtgtcaATGTCAACCACTTAGTTCATAGTTCCCAGAGAAAGGGGGGTGAATGAGTGAATGTGAAATTGTGCTCAACTATTGTATTGATACGAGTCTAAAAAGTCCAACTCAGTTATTTTAGAAAACTTCTCAATCCACCACAATATTTCTTATCTACCTCCCTAGCTCGCAAAAAAAATCGGAATATATGTTCCGAAGagttttttagtgtaaaatttacactataaaaaattcgaaaaacgtttccgaattttttgggaAATAGGGAAGAAATATTGTGGTGGATTGAGAAGTTTTCGATATTTCATGGATTATCGAACAAGAAACAAGAAAGCCCACTTAAAAAATGAGTAAAATCACCCAATAGTAAGTTGAAGTTCAAGATTAATTTCTCTACAAAAAAAAGttcaagattattttttttgtttttatttttgtacaatAGTGGCATTGaatttaggaaaatgttaaacaatgcacataaattttgtcttgaaactcGTGCATGCAATACATCAAGCTAAAAAGTTGTTTGAttcaacattaactttatgttttatttttgtttttggtatgcttaataAGTACATCAGATGCACTGTTTAACATTACCTTGAATTTATACCTATCTaccaatttaaataaatgaatatttttattttagtaggaaaaaaaaacaattcaagtCCAAAATCATCTAAGATTATCTCAACAACAGAATAACGAAACACATATTTCTACTCGAGATTATCACCATAAAATGATCTAATTATCcaaaataaatacaaactcCTACAAATTTAGCTATTCAAGTAACAAACTCGACTTATCCTATAGTACCATCaacttaaaagataaaataataaacCTCGAAACAAACACCCCTAAAACTTATCACTTATAATCACAAAACTTTGATACTAATCACACTATAAATTGCAGTTAATCAATCcttgaaaagtaaaaataaaaattgggttGGTGAAGTTTGGTATTGCCGCTTGAGTTATCTTTGTTTACCACCTACCGTTTAGACGGAGTTAAcgaagaaacaaaacaaaacaaaaccctctctttttcaataataacacaacacaacacaacacaacacacacacgagagaagaagaaaaacatcaACATCGTACAAACCAGTTTCATTATTCTCTTGTcgttgttcttcttcttcattcttcatCCATGGCTTGTGTAAAACTCAATTCTCTCTCTTCCCAATGGATCGCAAACAACCCTTTCTCTTCTCGCCGTggatcttcttcttcctcta from Trifolium pratense cultivar HEN17-A07 linkage group LG1, ARS_RC_1.1, whole genome shotgun sequence includes these protein-coding regions:
- the LOC123907596 gene encoding 2-oxoglutarate and iron-dependent oxygenase domain-containing protein CP2-like; translation: MYHHQNGSLERRAQASNGDIATNNVVTVISNSNPITTRLLGSPRSDHMPDNYEDLPLDFNPLVFTSLERHLPPHVINLSKDVKAHYMSNILLRYLPHSERTRMQKQKEYRQKIILNYPPLHKEIYTMHSENFFTPSFLRAMKANTAASFRSIMAEPSRGIYTFEMLQPHFCEMLVSEVDHFERWVHETKFRIMRPNTMNQYGAVLDDFGLENMLDKLMNDFIRPLAGVFFSEIGGSTLDSHHGFVVEYGTNRDVDLGFHVDDAEVTLNICLGTQFSGGELFFRGVRCDEHVNTETQTGEIFDYSHVPGHAVLHSGRHRHGARPTISGNRINLILWCRSSAFREIKKYQREFPNWCGECRRKKKERERVSIAATKEELLKRELKSAS